A single window of Senegalia massiliensis DNA harbors:
- a CDS encoding GatB/YqeY domain-containing protein — MSLKVKLMDDLKTSMRNKEKLRKNTITLIRSAIKQKEVDERIELNDEAILDIISKQVKQKKDSINEFKKGNRDDLVSQTEQEINILMGYLPPQLSEEELELIVKQAIEETEANSMKDMGKIMGKVMPQIKGRADGSLVNKIAIKYLKK; from the coding sequence ATGTCACTTAAGGTTAAATTAATGGATGATCTAAAGACTTCTATGAGAAATAAGGAGAAACTTAGAAAAAATACCATTACACTTATTAGATCTGCTATTAAACAAAAAGAAGTAGACGAAAGAATAGAACTTAATGATGAAGCTATATTAGATATAATATCTAAACAAGTTAAACAGAAAAAAGATTCTATTAATGAATTTAAAAAAGGTAACCGTGATGATTTAGTTTCTCAAACAGAGCAAGAAATAAATATTCTAATGGGATATTTACCACCGCAATTATCTGAAGAAGAATTGGAATTAATAGTAAAACAAGCTATTGAAGAAACTGAAGCGAATTCTATGAAAGATATGGGAAAAATAATGGGCAAAGTAATGCCTCAAATAAAAGGAAGAGCAGACGGTAGCCTTGTAAATAAAATAGCAATTAAATATTTGAAGAAATAA